In the genome of Triplophysa dalaica isolate WHDGS20190420 chromosome 17, ASM1584641v1, whole genome shotgun sequence, the window TGCCTGATCCTGCCTCCCTTGGCATGTAGAACGGCGTGCATTTCACGGCCAGATATTCCAAATCTGGTGAGCTGTACGTTCCAATGACATACGTCACAATGCACGAATTATTATGAACATAGACGCACACTCCACAACCTGTAAACTCGATACACAGAGCGGCCCTCCAGTTCAGTAGCGTTGTCGGGTATTATCTTAGTAAGCCAAGTCTCTGTGACGATCATGACGAAGCTACCAATAGCAAGCGATATAATCCTGAGACGTAACTCATCCATCATGTGGACAATTGATCGGGAATTAGTGAGAAAAAGACTAGGAAGGGCAATTGTATGTAAGTTAGCATGTATATTAGCACGTAGGCCATCGCTCCTTCCCCGCTTTTGCCTCCGCTCCCTTCTCCTCCTCCGGTGACACTTATGCGGGCCGTAAGTAGCTGCGCAGGTCTGCTGAATCTTTGGTGGTATAAAGTCCAGCTTTGTGAGTGCATAAAGTTGGCATTGTCTCCCAATATCTAAACGTTCAGTTTTTAAGTGTTCAGTGTCTGAACTAACAAACAAGACAcgcaacaaaacaacaaactgaGAACAAGAAGCTGCCGCGTATTCACGCGCCACCAGTTAACAAAGGttttaaatcagaaaacttTTTATGTAATGTCCTAAACTAGAGCtagaaaattaaatattaatttatgaaagtaaagaagcaaaatgtttcttttaagcAACCACACAATTTTTTGCAGACTTGACAATGGTTTTCCAGAGACATTTTCCTCTGACTGGCTGGGGATGTATACAGAATCAAGTCTTACCTCCCTCAAACTCATCATCGCTCCTCTCTGCTTCCATTTCCCTGCATTGCACAAACAAATTCTGATGTCCATCTACAGGGGCTATTGATGATCAAGTCAAAATTTGATGATCGATATTATTTAGCAACGTACTTTAGTCTGTAATGTTTTCATAGTCTACCTCAGTCACCTCAGTAggttcacgagttcacctacacagataatagagtagtttgagggtatgcgtatttggcatgctgtcagggagagggctccgagctTGTTCATTCTTCCGAACTCAGAGCACTCCCCCCTGTCCGGGGTGAGGGCTCCCAATCTGGCATTAGCCTGAACCCagaacccggaacactccccccccccccttttgTGTCCTGCTGGAGACGAGGGGATCCAGGTGAGGAGTCGGGGTGGTGGGATGcttgagactgaagagagagtgaaggtaagacatcttgactatttatagagacactctctctctctatttgaAGTGATAGGTTGATTGTTGTGATTGCTGACAGCCGGCCAGCCGAGTTAATTATGtgctcctgctcctcccgaacttagttTAGTAATACACCATCTATTACAGTTTTTGCCCGTTGCTTGAACACATTTTGCAATACTTCGCTCATTTTGCCAAAACTCTACACACAAGTCAATATGCCACAACACTGGGAAATATACTATTCACATCTGTGTCAAATTGAAACTCTACTATCAAAACCTAACATtcctttgttaaaatgtaactctgatgacaaaatgacacataCTTGCATCATATGCATACACTTTCAGATCAGGGGGAACACACTAGTctactttatataaaacactaCAGTCTTTGATTTTCACTGTTTATTCAGAAGGCATATTTTCTGAAggcacattttcaaacaaacaaaaaaggaaatagGCCTACTCAATATTGAACATTGCAGTAACATGAATTcagataaagcaaaaaaatagaaaaatagaaaaatcactatactgtaaacacagaaaatcatGGTAATTGTGCATACTTGGGCTCATGAATACCGCCGTCTGTTGGGGTCTGGCCACAGGATCTCATCGACATCGCAAGCAATGTCTTCTCGCGCTAGGCACCGGGGAAAATATCCCCTTGCATGTCGAAACCATCCATGGATTGCTGTCACCTGAATGTCGCCGCAGGCCTGTTCCATTGCCTGCAGAAGAGTCATGCGGGGATGTGGTTGGCGGTCATATACCTGCCATCTCCAAGCCGAAAAGAATTCCTCTATAGGGTTTGGCGAGTAAGGGGAAAGTATACCACTTCAAATTGATCTTGGTTGGTGAACCAGGCCTGGACCAGACCAGCCCGATGGAAACTGACATTATCCCATACCACCACAAACCTTGGCTGATCTGGTCTGTTCTGTACTACTATATTATGGAAGGCATCTAGAAATGTTCCTCCTCCTCCAAAAGCTTCAAGTTGTGTTACTTTAGTCTAAGCATGGGTCTATAGTGTTCAAGCAACGGGCAAACCTGTAATGCTGTGATGTAAAACATGagatgtatttaaatataaatcagtGTTATGTTATACACGATCACATGCAACATCCATACACATTATAATGACATTACGCGTAGAAAATctgttaaattatgtttttttttaagtgcagcTACTGTTCCTCCTTCTCTCTTCTTGTGAAGAAGTGTGTGCTGtactctgttaaataaaatgttatgaaaactagttatttgttaaaatatgctATTAATATTTTGGCAAGGAGGTTACTAAAAGCTACAATATGAATAGGAAAAatcatgtatattttaaaactgtatcTTGAAAATGTTTGACAATTATTTTAGTGATCCAGAAAAATATGTCGAATTACCATGTAAACATTAAGCTCGTCATTtcagtctctctttctttctttttgttggGGTTTTCCAAAAGAATGAAACACGATCTGAAGAAGTCCCAGCAGATCATGAATATCAGGAAATCAAATTCATGAGGTTTTCGGTAATTCTGTTCAGCAATTGGAATATGTTTACAATTATTCTTTCCTGTCAATGGaatgtgtttacaaaacaattaaGAAACGAAAGTAAAGTAACTGCAGAGAATCATCAGAACACAAAACTACTGTGATCTACCTTGTGACGATAAAATTCAACAATACAACGTATCTTTAGATTTAAAAAGGGCCGTTGATCTGTAGAAACTTggataaattattaatttattgtatttttttaaaataaactccaATAAACAATCATCATTAATACCATGTACGCTGTGTGCTATGAAAATCAGTTTAAAGCTGCAGTTTGAAACCATTTATATCACAACACGCGAAATACAAGAGTGAAGCGTCTGATAAATGAGAGAAGTAAGCAATTTAGTGGCTATTTCTGTGCATCTCAATATATAGTCTTTCCTTTTCACTGAATCAATATGCAAAAAACTATAAGTGAATGATAAAAAAGGGTACAACACACATGTGGTTTATAAGTGTTTCCCTTCACTTGAAACATAATTATTGTGTAGTGTTGTGATTTGTGATGCTGCCGTCACATTGTTTCTTTATCTGGGGTTTTGATCTTGTCGTCCAACACCACATAGTTCTTCAGGAATCCAAAACTGTTCTTAGTATTGTGCTTTCTTACGAGAACAAATCCCACGACGAAAATGATAAAACAGCTTATACCAGCCATGATGATGGCAATCCCAGGTTTaccttgttttaaaaaagaaaaaggctTTATGGGTGCATTTAATTATGATAAAAACATCTTTAGTGTATTGGATTGGATTAATCAGATCAGCCGAaactaacacaaacacatctcttTATAAAATACTTCACATACTATGTGTTGTTTCATTTCTAAAGACACATATTTCTATATTGAtttaagggatggttcacccaaaaatgaaaattctgtcatcatttattcaccgtcGTGCTGTTCCAAACcggtataaatatatttagatatttggaagaatgtaaatCTGAGAGAACAATCTGATGACAGGATTGTaatatttgggtgaattatACATTTATCTCCTAttgtaaaatgatattttatcaaTACCTTCAATAAATTGCAATCAATGATCCATAATtacatgaataaattaatacCTGTTAGGACAGAAGTTTCTTTTGTGGGGTCTGCCTGGATTCTACCAGATCCACCTGCCAATAGTGCAAAATATTACATCAGTATTATATAAACAATGTGGGTATATTCAGTGAAATTCAGTGTTACATTACATGTTAATCTTTACCTGCTGTGTTCacagtgaaatatttttttactattccACAATCCGCTTGcaaaaagaacagaaatgttGATGTCATGTCTTCATTTGGAGCGTAAGAACAGGAAAAGTGCTTTTGAGTGGATTTGCTTGTTAACCTCTCTGGACAGATTGTTGTGTTTCTATCCTTATTAATAAACTTGTACATCACTGCATGGCATCTATTGCTATAAATGACTGTGCATTTAAGAGTTATTTCTCCTCCCAAATGTCCAGTCACACCTTTACAGGCTACTAAGGAGAAATCTGCAAAAGAACAGATCATATTCAACAGTGTAAATAGAAGCtgaacaaaacatgtttgttttaataaatgaaatgcatttcACACATTAAGAAtaagaaatttataaaaactagttttttttttcgttttgaCCTTAATCAGAGAGATTTAAAGTCTTTTATGATAAAAACATATAGCTTTAGTGTATTGGATTGGATTAATCAGATCAGCCGAaactaacacaaacacatctcttTATAAAATACTTCACATACTATCTGCTGTTTCAtttctaaaaacacacacatttttctatATTGATTAAAGGGATATGATTatcatatttgggtgaattatACATTCATCTCCTAttgtaaaatgatattttatcaaTACCTTCAATAAATTGCAATCAATGATCCATAATtacatgaataaattaatacCTGTTAGGACAGAAGTTTCTTTTGTGGGGTCTGCCTGGATTCTACCAGATCCACCTGCCAACAGTGCAAAATATTACATCAGTATTATATAAACAATGTGGGTATATTCAGCAAAATTCAGTGTTACATTACATGTTAATCTTTACCTGCTGTGTTCacagtgaaatatttttttactattccACAATCCGCTTGcaaaaagaacagaaatgttGATGTCATGTCTTCATTTGGAGTGTAAGAACAGGAAAAGTGCTTTTGAGTGGATTTGCTTGTAAACCTCTCTCGACAGATTGTTGTGTTTCTATCCTTATTAATAAACTTGTACATCACTGCATGGCATCTATTGCTATAAATGACTGTGCATTTAAGAGTTATTTCTCCTCCCAAATGTTCAGTCACACCTTTACAGGCTACAAAGGAGAAATCTGCAAAAGAACAGATCATATTCAACAGTGTAAATAGAAGCtgaacaaaacatgtttgttttaataaatgaaatgcatttcACACATTAAGAAtaagaaatttataaaaactagaTTTTATTTTTCGTTTTGACGTTAATCAGAGAGATTTAAAGTCTTTTATGATAAAAACATATAGCTTTAGTGTATTGGATTGGATTAATCAGATCAGCCGAaactaacacaaacacatctcttTATAAAATACTTCACATACTATCTGCTGTTTCAtttctaaaaacacacacatatttctaTATTGATTAAAGGGATATGATTatcatatttgggtgaattatacatttatctccttgtgtaaaatgattttttatcaaTACCTTCAATAAATTGCAATCAATGATCCATAATtacatgaataaattaatacCTGTTAGGACAGAAGTTTCTTTTGTGGGGTCTCCCTGGATTCTACCAGATCCACCTGCCAATAGTGAAAAATATTACATCAGTATTATATAAACAATGTGGGTATATTCAGTGAAATTCAGTGTTACATTACATGTTAATCTTTACCTGCTGTGTTCacagtgaaatatttttttactattccACAATCCGCTTGcaaaaagaacagaaatgttGATGTCATGTCTTCATTTGGATTGTAAGAACAGGAAAAGTGCTTTTGAGTGGATTTGCTTGTAAACCTCTCTCGACAGATTGTTGTGTTTCTATCCTTATTAATAAACTTGTACATCACTGCATGGCATCTATTGCTATAAATGACTGTGCATTTAAGAGTTATTTCTCCTCCCAAATGTCCAGTCACACCATTGCAGGCTACAAAGGAGAAATCTGCAAAAGAACAGATCATATTCAACAGTGTAAATGGAAGCtgaacaaaacatgtttgttttaataaatgaaatgcatttcACACATTAAGAAtaagaaatttataaaaactagaTTTTCTTTTTCGTTTTGACGTTAATCAGAGAGATTTAAAGTCTTTTATGATAAAACATATAGCTTTAGTGTATTGGATTGGATTAATCAGATCAGCCGAaactaacacaaacacatctcttTATAAAATACTTCACATACTATCTGCTGTTTCAtttctaaaaacacacacatttttctatATTGATTAAAGGGATATGATTatcatatttgggtgaattatacatttatctccttgtgtaaaatgattttttatcaaTACCTTCAATAAATTGCAATCAATGATCCATAATtacatgaataaattaatacCTGTTAGGACAGAAGTTTCTTTTGTGGGGTCTGCCTGGATTCTACCAGATCCACCTGCCAATAGTGCAAAATATTACATCAGTATTATATAAACAATGTGAGGAGAAGGAGAAAGGAGAAATCTGCAAAAGAACAGATCATATTCAACAGTGTAAATAGAAGCtgaacaaaacatgtttgttttaataaatgaaatgcatttcACACATTAAGAAtaagaaatttataaaaactagattttcttcattttgacctTAATCACAGagatttaaagtcaccatgaaatggAAGATGCGATGGTCTTCTTTCTCGTATCGTGACGTACACCTGAATGAAACGGCTTGTGAAATTTGAACAAAAGTAGTGCAGAACTTTGTCGCCCTCCCCTAATTCATTAGATCTTTGTAAATTGGCATGATACACCACATGTACACATTGGACAGTCCGTATAGTCCCACCTCATTTTCAGGCATTACAATTATGaagtgaagagttgttgtttaGAGCGAAAGTGGagctttatgtttttgattAGAAGATTAGAACTGCAAAGaaatttttcaaaaatgatgatttgataaatcatttataatgatCACTGCAACGCTGTGTAAGAAAATGtgtataatcattttaattgcacGGTGACTTTAAAATCCAATGCACagttacaaaaaaatatcaattgACGTCAACATGAAttaagcataaatgtaaaattatttaaaaagattGATATTAAACTGTAGAATCCAGAATTTACAAGATGATTGATGATATTACCAACATCCTCTATACAGGAAGCTCTGAAGATCAGAACCAGCAGAAGCAGTAGGTCAACACCAACACCTCCCATAACCCAGCTCCTGTAGACTAATGAAGAACTTGATTGAAGAACTTTTAATAACTTAAATTCTATCATCAACATGATGCCAAAACGACttcacaaatattaataaaaaaaacacttatttacTAATGTATAAActatgataaaacaaatgatgaaataattattcctttaactatcagaaaatgttgtttggaaaattaaaacGATTCCAGCATCACTACAATAAAAAGTTGCCGTTCTCTCCCTTATAATAAAATACGTCATATCctatattgttaaataaaaaaagctaaGCAGAAACGTTACGTAGATCATgtcaaacataacataaaaaacacataaacacacgaCTGGCATTTTCGTGATACAAACTAGACGCCTAACTTAGAAGGAACCACTTCATGTTCTCCGCACATTAGTAAAGCGTTACTTTAGCAGTTACAGCTGACGTCATCATCAAATCTGTGATAATAAGTTAcggaaaaaagaaagacttcATTTAACAAAATACCACAACTCACATTGTTCCAATgatcaaaataatacaaactCACATTAGTCTAATGATCACAGCGATAAGTCTGATTCTTTTACCTCTAGTCAGACAAAGCGTCGATCAGAGTTGTTGTCCGACTGACGCACGGAGAGAAAGTGAAGAATAAACACCGCAAGGGGGCGTGGTCGAGAGGAGGACGCGTGGGATTTAATTTGCTTCCGCTGGGCTTCCTGTTACAATCAGCAGTAAGTTTTAAATCATTCGtgttatgtaaatattaacGTTCAATAAATGTTCACTTAAAAATAGATATGATTCTTGTTGTGTCTTTCTCTTATATATATCAAATTGAACGTATTACTGTCCCACAGCTGCAGAATACACATCAAATTCTCAGTTCATGTTTACATGCACGTGgagacacaaatacacacatgtgtGAAAACACTCACTGATATTTCAGATGGTGACAGATGCATGTAAAGCTTTGAAAGGATATCGGTTTCAGTTGTTATTGTGTATTGTGGGAAACGTATGAAAACAATAGAAAGTTTTCATAATGGTTTTCTTTAAAATCCATGAGCTAATTTTCCATTAAACCCGTTACAAAAGttcctttttgtagtgtgtttttggGCATTAGGCCGTTTAAATTTAATGGTATATTGGTTCTCGGTTGCCACATAACACCCTCACATAGATTCCAATAAAGCCCAATTCGCATCATAACCATTAAATCATTTTCCATTTAGGCCTGATacgttttgagttttttttcagcagggaaatcttttttgtttctgaaTGTCACCATAGCCTATACATTTCATTACTATAATGTGTTTGCTGGGTTTATACAATAAATCAATCTTAgtttgacaattttttattcatttcatcaCAAAATATGAACTCggtcaataaaaaaatggcaaCAAGCTTGAAGATGCAGATTAGGAAagtataaaaaacacattagtaTCACATTAATGAAATGTCTGATACACTGAACAGATTTTCAATGTATTGCGTTGCAAGTGCACCATCTGGTGGTCATGGGTTTCAAACCAAGTCATTGTtctttaaatggacatatttggcatgtttatgaaagagaaaaccccccaaacaaacattaaatggGATCTGACGATGCACAAAGTGTTCAAAGCAGACGCTGACACAGCATCTTTTGACCAAAACTTGTTGTATTATTGGATTAATGggtaattgtttaataaaaaataaatatattacatgATCTTCACTTAAAACACAAATGCTGCAGATTGATTTTCTGCTGCATGCTGTCACACTATTTCTGATGTTCttgtcacacacacaatacagttCCTCTGGAATCCACAAGTGTTCTTGGCGTTCTGGTTTCTTATGAGAAGAAATCCCAAGACGAAGACGACGCAACAGAGTGTGCCGGCAATGATGACAACAATCCATGTTTCATCTTGTTCGAAAGAAAATGGAAGTCTTTAAAGGTACattcaataaacacaaaacaacatcagtGTATTGAGAAGACATGAGATACAAACACACTCAAAGTGAAATACATATTACAACACTGTATTTGATGACTTTGATGACACATCGGCTGCTTTGTTGGACCTTGTGAACTATTCAAACCTAtttcaaattgatttattttgcacTGTGTCAAGTAATCTGCAATCATATGAATAATTTAGTACCTGTTTGGACAGGAGTTCCCTTTGTAAGATCACCCTTTGGTCCTCCTGTTAACAGatttaatgaacaaactaaaatgaaatattaaagggaCATGATTTGCATTACTGACAGCAGGACTCAGGCTAATGAATGAGTTAATACCTGTGTCATCAACAGATTCTGTAAACAGataacaaaatgtgttaatagATTTGAAAACTTCATTAAAAACTGTGTTAGAAACATTGAAACCGTACCCGTTATGTTCACAGTGAATCCTGCTGTTTTGTTCCCACATCTGGTGTGTAAAATGAACTTGAATGTTGATGTCATGACTTCATTGGCAATGTAAGGACACGGCAAGCTGGTAAACTGTAGACATGGATCATTTCCAAAATCCTTTCTAAAGTCCTCTTTACAGATCGTTGTGTCTGGTGTGTTTATAATCTTGAACATCATCATGCAGCATGTTTTGTTGAGATAAGAGACGTCACAGTTAAGAGTCGACTCTTTTCCCACACGTCCGGTCACATTTCTGCAGGTTATATTGAAGCCATCTGCCAAAAGAACAGATTAGATTTAATGTTCGTTATAGCAACTAAACAATTGTAATCTTTATAAATGAGATTTATCTTATAATTGACAAATGCACTGAAATGAGGACGTCAATCAGGTGACATATCAACATCAACATCCAGCATCACTGTCatctaatgtcattttaataaaagtttttctttctttgaagtctttctttctttatgatCCATAACTGCATCATGTTAACTAAATTTCACACCGAATCACATTTAACGTGTTCGGACGAATCATTACTCACGTCTGAGTCTGTACAAACTCTTGAGAGTCTACAAGAAGCCAAGGGATTTTccacttattatttatttactttatgaaTGAAGCGTTTCACACACGACCAGcaaaatgacagttttcatACACTTTATCTGTTAAGTATGAATTTAACGGCAGGGTTTCCATGAATACATAAACATCATTATATTACCATCAGCTCCACAGGCAGATGTGAAGGTCCAAACCAGCAGAACCAGAAGCACAACACAGCCAGCACACATGATCCTGATCCTGTGGTGAAACATCATTCTTACTGCAGTTGGAATCAATTCATATGAAATGTTAACTACACAGATACGGGTTATACTGAACATACTGTATCCATTGTTGACTTACAGTCTATGAAAACtgatacaaaatatcttca includes:
- the LOC130438800 gene encoding uncharacterized protein LOC130438800 isoform X1, producing MGGVGVDLLLLLVLIFRASCIEDVGGSGRIQADPTKETSVLTDFSFVACNGVTGHLGGEITLKCTVIYSNRCHAVMYKFINKDRNTTICRERFTSKSTQKHFSCSYNPNEDMTSTFLFFLQADCGIVKKYFTVNTAGGSGRIQGDPTKETSVLTDFSFVACKGVTEHLGGEITLKCTVIYSNRCHAVMYKFINKDRNTTICRERFTSKSTQKHFSCSYTPNEDMTSTFLFFLQADCGIVKKYFTVNTAGGSGRIQADPTKETSVLTDFSLVACKGVTGHLGGEITLKCTVIYSNRCHAVMYKFINKDRNTTICPERLTSKSTQKHFSCSYAPNEDMTSTFLFFLQADCGIVKKYFTVNTAGGSGRIQADPTKETSVLTGKPGIAIIMAGISCFIIFVVGFVLVRKHNTKNSFGFLKNYVVLDDKIKTPDKETM
- the LOC130438800 gene encoding uncharacterized protein LOC130438800 isoform X2, producing MGGVGVDLLLLLVLIFRASCIEDVGGSGRIQGDPTKETSVLTDFSFVACKGVTEHLGGEITLKCTVIYSNRCHAVMYKFINKDRNTTICRERFTSKSTQKHFSCSYTPNEDMTSTFLFFLQADCGIVKKYFTVNTAGGSGRIQADPTKETSVLTDFSLVACKGVTGHLGGEITLKCTVIYSNRCHAVMYKFINKDRNTTICPERLTSKSTQKHFSCSYAPNEDMTSTFLFFLQADCGIVKKYFTVNTAGGSGRIQADPTKETSVLTGKPGIAIIMAGISCFIIFVVGFVLVRKHNTKNSFGFLKNYVVLDDKIKTPDKETM